A single Roseinatronobacter monicus DNA region contains:
- a CDS encoding DMT family transporter yields the protein MTEQNNTLGIWLMIATAFVFAMQDGLSRHLAGEYNVLMIIMIRYWFFASFVIVVAARKAGGIRKAAATKQPFVQAFRGILLALEVCVMVTAFVVLGLVESHAVFAVYPLLIAALSGPVLGEKVGWRRWVAIGIGFVGVLIILQPGFGVFQPAALIPLLAASMFALYGLLTRYVARDDSAAVSFFWTGTAGAVTMTLIGIWFWEPMAQGDWLWMGLLCVTSAFSHFLLIRAYEVAEASTVQPFAYLQLPFAAALGVLIFSEAIRTNVLIGAGVVVGAGLFTLWRTRVSKA from the coding sequence ATGACCGAGCAGAACAACACACTTGGCATCTGGTTGATGATCGCCACCGCTTTTGTCTTTGCCATGCAGGACGGGTTGTCGCGCCATCTGGCGGGCGAATACAATGTGCTGATGATTATCATGATCCGCTACTGGTTCTTTGCCAGTTTCGTGATCGTGGTCGCCGCGCGCAAGGCAGGCGGTATCCGCAAGGCAGCGGCGACAAAACAGCCCTTCGTACAGGCGTTTCGCGGTATTTTGCTGGCGCTGGAAGTTTGCGTCATGGTCACGGCCTTCGTGGTTCTGGGGCTGGTCGAAAGCCACGCGGTGTTTGCGGTCTATCCGCTGCTGATCGCGGCGCTGTCCGGCCCTGTGCTGGGGGAGAAAGTGGGCTGGCGGCGCTGGGTGGCGATTGGCATCGGGTTTGTGGGGGTGCTGATTATCCTGCAACCGGGGTTTGGGGTATTCCAGCCCGCCGCGCTGATCCCCTTACTGGCAGCGTCCATGTTCGCGCTTTATGGGTTGTTGACCCGCTATGTCGCACGCGATGACAGCGCCGCTGTCAGCTTCTTCTGGACCGGCACCGCAGGGGCTGTGACCATGACCCTGATCGGCATCTGGTTCTGGGAACCGATGGCCCAAGGCGACTGGCTGTGGATGGGACTGCTCTGCGTCACCTCTGCGTTCAGCCATTTCCTGCTGATCCGCGCCTATGAGGTGGCCGAGGCCAGTACGGTACAACCTTTCGCCTATTTGCAACTGCCCTTCGCGGCAGCACTGGGGGTGCTGATCTTTAGCGAGGCTATTCGCACCAATGTTCTGATCGGCGCGGGGGTCGTTGTCGGTGCCGGTCTGTTCACACTGTGGCGCACGCGGGTCAGCAAGGCATGA
- the mnmD gene encoding tRNA (5-methylaminomethyl-2-thiouridine)(34)-methyltransferase MnmD, whose protein sequence is MNDQHAELAWRGGDIPLSTRFDDPYFSLESGLEETRHVFLRGNGLPERAAPGFHIAELGFGTGLNLLATLDALGARGPIRYTSFEAFPMAHADMARALAVFPMLEAAPLLDAWGQGARRFTLGKVAVDIIVGDARDTLPAWDGLADAWYLDGFSPAKNPELWSEGLMAEVGRHTAPGGTFATYTAAGHVRRALEAAGFTVQRSAGYGRKRHMSTGRKP, encoded by the coding sequence ATGAACGACCAGCACGCAGAACTTGCCTGGAGAGGGGGGGACATTCCCCTCTCGACCCGTTTTGATGACCCGTATTTCTCGCTCGAGAGCGGGCTGGAGGAAACGCGCCATGTGTTCTTGCGCGGCAACGGATTGCCTGAACGCGCCGCGCCGGGGTTTCATATTGCAGAGCTGGGATTTGGCACAGGTTTGAACCTGTTGGCCACGCTGGACGCGTTGGGCGCGCGCGGGCCGATCCGCTACACGAGTTTCGAGGCGTTTCCGATGGCGCACGCCGACATGGCCCGCGCCCTTGCTGTGTTTCCAATGCTGGAGGCGGCACCCCTGCTGGACGCTTGGGGGCAGGGCGCGCGGCGTTTCACTTTGGGCAAGGTCGCGGTGGACATCATTGTCGGCGATGCGCGCGACACCTTGCCTGCATGGGATGGGCTGGCGGATGCGTGGTATCTGGATGGATTTTCACCTGCCAAGAACCCTGAACTGTGGTCAGAGGGTTTGATGGCAGAGGTGGGCCGCCACACGGCACCGGGCGGCACATTCGCCACCTATACCGCCGCAGGCCATGTGCGCCGCGCGTTGGAGGCGGCAGGATTCACCGTGCAGCGCAGTGCTGGATACGGACGCAAGCGGCACATGAGCACTGGGCGCAAACCATGA
- a CDS encoding ferredoxin reductase family protein, translated as MRLSGPAFGATYIGLCLLPPVLAFGVSVAPLDIWERAAAALGMVGLVAMAIQFVTSGRFEAISGHLGIDKIMAFHKIAAWWVLIALILHPLAYVAPTWLDDPALGTERLLAYLSLPHYRTGVVALAALLALVITSILRDQLPWRYEIWRATHIVLGLTAVGGGVHHALGTGRFSAMGAVNALWWVLAIAVIAVMAVLYGWRWIMLHRHVWTLASVTKLADRMWELDIQPAKDTPAPPYTAGQFVWMTEGKHRFPLFDHPFSIADSPKRPGLSLIIKEAGDFTNQIGDLPPGTVIGIDGPYGEFTLARHQGDSVLLLAGGVGIAPIMGLLRDLVARNDPRPVRLAYAAGVPANFACLPEINAAARALDLQVMLVSEEDAEGWRGHVGRLTHDRLGTLLEGLDPHRAVALICGPGPMVTAVSDALLDLGVPKDKVIYERFDYSGGASRLDRQRRWGFVGIGAGLALVVGGFALAP; from the coding sequence ATGCGTTTGTCAGGACCGGCATTTGGCGCCACATATATCGGGCTATGCCTGTTGCCGCCGGTGCTTGCCTTCGGGGTCAGCGTGGCCCCGCTGGATATATGGGAACGCGCGGCTGCGGCATTGGGAATGGTGGGTCTTGTCGCAATGGCAATCCAGTTCGTCACCTCGGGTCGTTTCGAGGCTATCTCGGGCCATCTTGGCATCGACAAGATCATGGCATTTCACAAAATCGCCGCATGGTGGGTTCTGATCGCGCTGATCTTGCACCCGCTCGCCTATGTCGCGCCGACATGGCTTGACGATCCTGCACTGGGGACCGAGCGGCTGCTGGCCTATCTGAGCTTGCCGCATTACCGCACCGGTGTCGTGGCGCTGGCGGCGTTGCTGGCGCTGGTTATCACCTCAATCCTGCGCGACCAGTTGCCGTGGCGCTACGAGATCTGGCGCGCCACGCATATCGTGCTTGGCCTGACCGCTGTGGGGGGCGGGGTGCACCATGCGCTGGGGACCGGCAGGTTTAGTGCGATGGGCGCGGTTAATGCGCTGTGGTGGGTTTTGGCAATAGCCGTGATCGCGGTGATGGCGGTGCTTTATGGCTGGCGCTGGATCATGCTGCACAGGCATGTCTGGACGCTGGCGTCGGTCACCAAGCTGGCTGACCGAATGTGGGAGTTGGACATACAGCCTGCAAAAGACACCCCCGCGCCGCCCTATACCGCAGGGCAATTCGTCTGGATGACCGAGGGCAAGCACCGTTTTCCGCTGTTCGATCACCCGTTTTCCATCGCCGACAGCCCAAAGCGGCCGGGGCTAAGCCTGATTATCAAGGAAGCGGGCGATTTCACCAACCAGATTGGTGATCTGCCACCCGGCACAGTTATTGGCATCGACGGCCCTTACGGCGAATTCACGCTGGCCCGGCATCAGGGCGACAGCGTTTTGCTGCTGGCGGGCGGGGTCGGCATTGCACCGATCATGGGGCTGTTGCGCGATCTGGTGGCCCGCAACGACCCAAGGCCTGTGCGTCTGGCCTATGCGGCGGGGGTGCCTGCCAATTTCGCCTGCCTGCCCGAAATCAACGCCGCCGCCCGCGCGCTGGACCTTCAGGTCATGCTGGTCAGCGAAGAAGATGCCGAAGGCTGGCGCGGGCATGTCGGACGCCTGACCCATGACCGCTTGGGCACGTTGCTGGAAGGGCTTGACCCACATCGGGCCGTCGCCCTGATCTGTGGCCCCGGTCCAATGGTCACAGCCGTGTCGGATGCGTTGCTCGATCTGGGCGTGCCGAAAGACAAGGTGATCTACGAGCGGTTCGATTATTCGGGCGGGGCGTCGCGGCTGGACCGGCAACGCAGATGGGGCTTTGTGGGCATTGGCGCTGGGCTGGCGCTTGTTGTCGGCGGTTTCGCATTGGCACCGTGA
- a CDS encoding ABC transporter permease, with the protein MLRDLRRIWAQTLAIALVLGCGVMVLVGAQATQTTLIQTQAAYYERHRFADVFAGATRAPADVVQAASLIPGVAQVEGRIGFQAVLDIDGMAEPATGRILSLPAAGPGLNLPLVRRGRLPDPDQPDEVALSEPFAEIHGLTPGSRFRGVLNGHLRDLIVTGWVLSPEFIYTMPPGAMMPDDRRFGLIWMTEPAAAAAMDMAGAVNEVSLRLTRGADERAVIAALDSLLDPYGGTGAHGRDQQVSHAFLDGELQQLGAMAAFMPPIFLIVAAFLVNMVLGRLIAMERAQIGLMKALGYGRREIAGHYLKLALLIGVIGVVAGWVFGWWIADAMIGLYGDFFRFPFIIRDWGTQALVISALLGMATVVLGGMRAIWSSLKLPPAEAMQPPAPPSFARGRADRWLAALKLRQTTMMIFRSILRWPGRAAITLFGVSASVGVLVMSYFMFDAVDRLADSVFQQANRQQVTLMLDRARPDAAVQDALSQPGVLHAEGAYAMPVRAVNGHRNRLTALQGHFAGAELARLVDDAGRVVEPGPAGLVLPEMLARALDIRVGEVLRLEMLAPPRAVLNLPVTDIIAQGMGQEAHISAVALFAAMDIAPQVNMIHLGVQSDRMADLNAAIKETPAVAGLSDWAEVRRQFDATLSENLLTMVGIYTVIGVLIAVGVVYNAARIQLSERSYELASLRVLGFSRAEVGYVLVGEMMLLTLLAIPLGWVAGYWLAVGLVGAMSTDMFQIPFYITRRTFALAALAVFLAALGSVLMVRRRLDRVDLATALKARE; encoded by the coding sequence ATGCTGCGCGATCTGCGCCGGATCTGGGCGCAAACGCTGGCCATTGCACTGGTGCTGGGCTGCGGGGTCATGGTGCTGGTCGGGGCGCAGGCGACTCAGACAACGCTTATCCAGACACAGGCCGCCTATTACGAGCGGCATCGCTTTGCGGATGTGTTTGCAGGTGCCACTCGCGCGCCTGCCGATGTGGTGCAAGCCGCAAGCCTGATCCCCGGTGTTGCGCAGGTCGAAGGGCGGATCGGCTTTCAGGCCGTGCTGGACATTGATGGCATGGCCGAACCTGCCACCGGACGTATCCTGTCGCTGCCCGCCGCCGGACCGGGGCTGAACCTGCCGCTGGTCCGCCGGGGTCGTCTGCCGGACCCCGACCAACCCGATGAGGTGGCGCTGTCAGAACCCTTTGCCGAGATACACGGGCTGACCCCCGGCAGTCGCTTCCGCGGGGTGCTGAATGGCCATTTGCGCGATCTGATTGTCACAGGCTGGGTGCTCAGCCCTGAATTTATCTACACCATGCCACCGGGTGCCATGATGCCCGATGACCGGCGCTTTGGCCTGATCTGGATGACCGAACCTGCCGCTGCGGCGGCGATGGACATGGCGGGCGCTGTGAACGAGGTATCCCTGCGCCTGACGCGCGGCGCGGATGAACGCGCGGTCATCGCAGCGCTGGACAGCTTGCTGGACCCGTATGGCGGCACGGGCGCACATGGGCGCGACCAGCAGGTATCGCATGCCTTTCTCGATGGCGAGTTGCAGCAACTTGGCGCTATGGCCGCTTTCATGCCCCCGATTTTCCTGATTGTCGCGGCCTTTCTGGTCAATATGGTTCTGGGACGGCTGATCGCCATGGAGCGCGCGCAGATCGGGCTGATGAAGGCGCTGGGCTACGGGCGGCGCGAGATTGCGGGACATTACCTGAAGCTCGCGCTTCTGATCGGGGTGATCGGGGTCGTGGCGGGATGGGTTTTCGGCTGGTGGATCGCCGATGCGATGATCGGGCTTTACGGCGATTTCTTTCGCTTCCCGTTTATCATCCGTGACTGGGGAACGCAGGCCTTGGTGATCTCGGCGCTGTTGGGAATGGCGACCGTGGTTCTTGGGGGGATGCGCGCAATCTGGTCATCGCTAAAACTGCCCCCGGCTGAAGCGATGCAGCCCCCCGCACCCCCAAGTTTCGCGCGAGGCCGCGCCGACCGGTGGTTGGCCGCGCTCAAGCTTCGGCAGACCACGATGATGATCTTCCGCTCGATCCTGCGCTGGCCGGGGCGGGCGGCGATTACGCTGTTCGGGGTGTCGGCCTCGGTCGGGGTGCTGGTGATGAGTTATTTCATGTTCGATGCCGTTGACCGGTTGGCCGACAGCGTGTTCCAGCAGGCCAATCGCCAGCAGGTCACACTCATGCTGGACCGCGCGCGGCCTGATGCCGCCGTGCAGGATGCGCTGAGCCAGCCCGGTGTGCTTCACGCAGAGGGGGCCTATGCCATGCCGGTGCGGGCCGTGAATGGACATCGCAACCGGCTGACCGCGCTACAGGGCCACTTTGCAGGCGCGGAACTTGCGCGGCTGGTCGATGACGCGGGCCGCGTGGTAGAGCCGGGACCAGCAGGGCTGGTGCTGCCCGAAATGCTGGCGCGCGCGTTGGATATCCGCGTGGGCGAGGTTTTGCGGCTGGAAATGCTGGCCCCGCCGCGCGCGGTGCTGAACCTGCCGGTCACAGATATCATTGCGCAAGGCATGGGGCAGGAGGCCCATATCTCGGCGGTGGCCCTGTTTGCGGCGATGGATATTGCGCCGCAAGTCAACATGATCCATCTAGGCGTGCAATCTGACCGGATGGCAGATCTGAATGCCGCGATCAAGGAAACGCCAGCGGTCGCGGGCCTGTCCGATTGGGCCGAGGTACGACGCCAGTTTGACGCGACGCTGAGTGAGAACCTGCTGACAATGGTGGGGATATACACAGTGATCGGGGTGCTGATCGCCGTTGGTGTGGTCTATAACGCGGCCCGCATCCAGTTGTCGGAACGCAGCTATGAATTGGCCAGTCTGCGCGTTCTGGGCTTTAGCCGGGCCGAAGTCGGTTATGTGCTGGTGGGCGAGATGATGCTGCTGACATTGCTGGCCATTCCGCTGGGTTGGGTGGCGGGCTATTGGCTGGCCGTGGGGCTGGTCGGCGCGATGTCGACCGACATGTTCCAGATCCCGTTTTACATTACCCGCCGGACATTCGCTTTGGCGGCATTAGCGGTTTTTCTGGCAGCGCTCGGCTCGGTGTTGATGGTGCGGCGGCGGCTGGACCGTGTGGATCTGGCGACAGCGCTGAAAGCGCGAGAGTGA
- a CDS encoding cytochrome P450, translated as MTRPPMPDHRPDRVPFWQHLAMFRRDILSTQPARLYRAKMAEVKLPFLHSVMVNTPKLVRLVLQDRPRDFPKSERVREGLRPLLGNSVFVTNGATWERQRRMIDPAFEGGRLRDTFPAMWDAAQAASARLYPGQTEIEAVMSHAAADVIFRTLFSVPIEDDAAKQVYETFRAHQRSAPILNLAALLRMPKLMPRLFSRKTRDTAAHIRRLITMMTQARMDAIKAGTAPDDLATKIMTTRDPVTGDVFDTDEMVDQVAIFFLAGHETSASALAWCLYLIATHPEWQAQLAEEAQALRPYLDQGTAPDFGVLRRFPLIRDTFREALRLYPPVPMLVREAAQPEEFRGRKLGKGTQVVVSLWHMGRNENIWSDPHDFRPQRWQQGDTKACARDGYLPFSVGARVCPGAGFAMAEAVLILARVLCDFEFRAVAGRVPVPMAQMTVRARDGIWLDVRAR; from the coding sequence ATGACCCGCCCCCCCATGCCTGACCACCGCCCCGACCGCGTTCCGTTCTGGCAACATCTGGCCATGTTCCGGCGCGATATTCTGTCGACGCAGCCTGCGCGCCTGTACAGGGCGAAAATGGCAGAAGTGAAGCTGCCCTTCCTGCATTCGGTCATGGTCAACACCCCGAAACTGGTGCGCTTGGTGTTGCAGGACCGCCCGCGCGATTTCCCGAAATCAGAGCGGGTGCGCGAAGGGTTGCGGCCCTTGCTGGGCAATTCGGTCTTTGTCACCAATGGTGCAACATGGGAACGCCAGCGCCGCATGATCGACCCTGCTTTTGAGGGCGGGCGTTTGCGCGACACCTTCCCCGCCATGTGGGACGCAGCACAGGCCGCATCCGCGCGCCTGTATCCCGGCCAAACCGAGATCGAGGCCGTTATGAGTCATGCCGCCGCAGATGTGATCTTCCGCACCCTGTTTTCGGTGCCGATCGAGGATGACGCGGCAAAGCAGGTTTATGAAACATTCCGCGCGCATCAGCGCTCTGCCCCAATCCTGAATCTTGCCGCCCTGTTGCGTATGCCCAAACTGATGCCGCGCCTTTTCTCGCGCAAGACGCGCGATACGGCGGCCCATATTCGCCGCCTGATTACCATGATGACGCAAGCGCGGATGGATGCGATCAAGGCAGGCACGGCCCCGGATGATCTGGCCACCAAGATCATGACCACCCGCGATCCGGTCACAGGCGATGTGTTCGACACCGATGAAATGGTCGATCAGGTGGCGATCTTCTTTCTGGCGGGGCATGAAACCAGTGCGTCTGCACTGGCATGGTGCTTGTATCTTATTGCGACCCACCCGGAATGGCAGGCGCAACTGGCCGAGGAAGCGCAAGCCCTGCGCCCCTATCTGGATCAGGGGACGGCCCCTGATTTCGGGGTTCTGCGCCGCTTTCCCCTGATCCGCGATACATTCCGCGAAGCGCTGCGCCTGTATCCGCCTGTACCAATGTTGGTGCGCGAAGCGGCCCAGCCAGAGGAGTTTCGTGGCCGCAAACTGGGTAAGGGCACGCAGGTTGTCGTCTCTCTCTGGCATATGGGGCGAAATGAAAATATCTGGAGTGATCCGCATGATTTCCGACCCCAGCGCTGGCAGCAGGGTGACACCAAAGCCTGCGCACGCGATGGGTACCTGCCCTTTTCGGTAGGGGCGCGTGTGTGTCCGGGCGCGGGGTTCGCCATGGCCGAAGCGGTGCTTATCCTCGCGCGAGTGCTGTGTGATTTCGAGTTTCGCGCAGTTGCGGGGCGCGTGCCGGTGCCGATGGCGCAAATGACCGTGCGCGCCCGCGATGGCATCTGGCTGGATGTGCGCGCACGCTGA
- a CDS encoding ABC transporter ATP-binding protein, whose product MRDTHILPVFRAEGVTRVYRTGAVEVWALRGVDLSLAEGEMVVLLGASGSGKSTLVNILGGLDLPSGGQVFFRDRDLTQATDRQLTAFRRDHVGFVFQFYNLVPSLTARENVALVTEIARDPMTPEEALDRVGLAHRLDHFPAELSGGEQQRVAIARAIAKRPDVLLCDEPTGALDSKTGIQVLDALHEVNRDLGTATVLITHNASIQRIAHRVVVLADGRVIRDEVNADRVLPSEVSW is encoded by the coding sequence ATGCGTGACACACATATCTTGCCGGTCTTTCGGGCGGAAGGCGTGACCCGGGTGTACCGGACCGGCGCGGTCGAGGTTTGGGCCTTGCGCGGTGTCGATCTGTCCTTGGCCGAAGGCGAGATGGTGGTACTTCTGGGCGCGTCAGGGTCGGGCAAATCGACACTGGTGAATATCTTGGGCGGCCTTGATCTGCCTTCGGGCGGGCAGGTGTTTTTTCGTGACCGGGATTTGACGCAGGCGACCGACCGCCAACTGACGGCCTTCCGGCGCGACCATGTGGGGTTTGTCTTTCAGTTCTATAACCTTGTTCCCAGTCTGACCGCGCGCGAAAACGTGGCGCTGGTGACCGAAATCGCCCGCGATCCGATGACGCCGGAAGAAGCGCTCGACCGTGTCGGCCTTGCGCACCGGCTGGACCATTTCCCGGCAGAGTTGTCAGGGGGCGAGCAACAGCGCGTGGCCATAGCCCGCGCCATTGCCAAGCGCCCCGATGTGCTTTTGTGTGACGAGCCGACGGGCGCGCTGGACAGCAAGACCGGCATTCAGGTGCTCGACGCACTGCATGAAGTCAACCGCGATCTGGGCACGGCCACAGTGCTGATCACCCACAACGCCAGCATCCAGCGTATCGCGCACCGGGTGGTGGTGCTGGCTGATGGCCGCGTCATCCGTGATGAGGTCAACGCCGACCGCGTCCTGCCTTCGGAGGTTAGTTGGTGA
- a CDS encoding NAD(P)/FAD-dependent oxidoreductase encodes MTMADVTIMGAGVFGLALALVCARRGARVHVIEKRHIGAGSSGGLVGALAPHVPENWNSKKAFQFDALRGAESFWGRAATLSGIDPGYARLGRVQPVTDGALALAQTRAGNATDLWQGFATWQVIRAQDAPGLPLVSPSGWVIHDTLSARLHPRRAGQALAGAVQALGGKISYGAAPPKDGPTIWATGYEGLHDLSADLGRPIGSGVKGQSILLRHASPDAPQIFADGLHIVPHADGTVAIGSTSERDFADPASVDAQCDTLLARARATCPALQDAPVIEAWAGVRPRAKSRAPLLGAWPGRAGHFVFNGGFKIGFAMAPVLAECMADLVLDGRDTIPEGFGFSAV; translated from the coding sequence ATGACAATGGCCGATGTGACGATCATGGGCGCGGGCGTGTTCGGGTTGGCATTGGCGCTGGTCTGCGCACGTCGTGGCGCGCGCGTTCATGTCATTGAGAAGCGACATATCGGTGCGGGGTCTAGCGGTGGGCTGGTAGGGGCCTTGGCCCCGCATGTTCCAGAAAACTGGAATAGTAAAAAAGCATTTCAGTTTGACGCATTGCGCGGGGCCGAAAGCTTCTGGGGGCGCGCGGCCACCCTGTCAGGCATTGATCCCGGATATGCGCGGCTGGGGCGGGTGCAGCCTGTCACCGATGGTGCGCTGGCGCTGGCGCAAACCCGCGCGGGCAACGCCACTGATCTGTGGCAAGGCTTTGCCACATGGCAGGTGATCCGCGCACAGGATGCGCCCGGCTTGCCGCTGGTCAGCCCGTCCGGCTGGGTGATCCATGACACGCTGAGTGCAAGGCTGCATCCACGGCGTGCAGGGCAAGCATTGGCGGGGGCCGTGCAGGCGCTGGGGGGCAAGATCAGCTATGGTGCTGCGCCGCCCAAAGATGGCCCAACAATCTGGGCAACGGGCTATGAAGGATTGCACGACCTGTCAGCCGACCTTGGCCGCCCCATCGGGTCAGGCGTCAAGGGGCAGTCCATCCTGCTGCGTCATGCCAGCCCAGATGCGCCGCAAATATTTGCCGACGGGCTGCATATCGTGCCCCATGCGGATGGAACAGTTGCGATTGGCTCTACCAGCGAGCGCGACTTTGCCGACCCTGCCAGCGTGGATGCGCAATGCGACACGCTGCTGGCGCGCGCCCGCGCCACCTGCCCCGCCTTGCAAGATGCCCCCGTGATCGAGGCTTGGGCCGGTGTGCGCCCACGCGCAAAAAGCCGCGCCCCCCTGTTGGGGGCATGGCCGGGGCGGGCGGGGCATTTTGTCTTCAATGGCGGCTTCAAGATCGGGTTTGCGATGGCACCGGTTCTGGCAGAGTGCATGGCCGATCTGGTGCTGGACGGGCGCGACACGATCCCCGAGGGGTTCGGGTTCAGCGCCGTGTGA
- a CDS encoding cation diffusion facilitator family transporter, giving the protein MSAPPELTNKDDLRDKRRAAWAGVALNAPLAAGKILVGLAAQSQALVADGVHSLSDLASDAAVIWALGHSHRPPDTEHPFGHGRFETLATLAIAAMLALAAIGILIDAGLRLIDPPTTAPAVWALWVAGLSIALKEALYHYTKAVARRTGSAMMAANAWHHRSDAASSVVALAGIGAAMLGWPLADALGAAIIALMLGRVAWVYGRPAVRELADTAPPADMSRAILSALTATPGLRDAHDLRLRHMGGAVQADVHVALDPAMTLSEAHRLCEAARATVLAQVPEVTEIIIHPEPDGHADGRAAHDAALRPELQAQVRDCLEGIVPAGAIRHLRLDYRDEGVIAVVELSETPIDGAQTRVAFRLRQHTGDLAEIRLLWAPAI; this is encoded by the coding sequence ATGTCTGCGCCCCCAGAACTCACAAATAAGGATGATCTGCGCGACAAGCGCCGGGCGGCTTGGGCTGGCGTTGCGCTAAATGCGCCGCTTGCAGCGGGCAAGATCCTTGTGGGGCTGGCGGCGCAAAGTCAGGCGCTGGTGGCCGACGGGGTGCATTCGCTGTCGGATCTGGCCTCGGACGCCGCCGTGATCTGGGCGCTGGGGCATTCCCATCGCCCGCCAGATACGGAACACCCGTTCGGTCATGGCCGCTTCGAGACATTGGCCACGCTCGCCATTGCCGCCATGCTCGCACTAGCTGCCATCGGCATATTGATCGACGCGGGCCTGCGCCTGATTGATCCGCCGACCACTGCGCCGGCGGTGTGGGCGCTGTGGGTGGCGGGCCTGTCGATTGCGTTGAAAGAGGCGCTTTATCACTACACCAAGGCCGTCGCACGACGCACCGGATCGGCGATGATGGCGGCAAATGCTTGGCATCACCGCTCGGACGCGGCCTCCTCCGTGGTGGCGCTGGCGGGTATTGGCGCGGCGATGCTGGGCTGGCCCTTGGCCGATGCGCTGGGGGCAGCAATCATCGCGCTGATGCTGGGGCGCGTGGCCTGGGTTTACGGACGCCCCGCAGTGCGGGAGTTGGCCGATACCGCCCCACCTGCGGATATGTCGCGCGCGATCCTGTCGGCACTGACCGCCACACCCGGCCTGCGCGACGCCCATGACCTGCGCCTGCGCCATATGGGCGGGGCGGTGCAGGCCGATGTCCATGTGGCCCTTGATCCGGCGATGACCTTGTCCGAGGCACACCGCCTGTGCGAGGCCGCGCGTGCAACAGTGCTGGCGCAAGTGCCTGAAGTGACTGAGATCATCATCCACCCCGAACCTGACGGCCATGCCGATGGCCGCGCCGCCCATGACGCGGCCTTGCGCCCCGAATTGCAGGCGCAGGTGCGCGATTGTCTGGAAGGGATCGTGCCCGCAGGTGCCATCCGGCATCTGCGGCTGGACTACCGCGATGAGGGTGTGATTGCCGTAGTGGAACTGAGTGAAACACCCATTGACGGAGCGCAAACCCGCGTCGCCTTCCGCCTGCGCCAGCACACAGGCGATCTGGCCGAAATACGCCTGCTCTGGGCACCCGCCATATAA
- a CDS encoding efflux RND transporter periplasmic adaptor subunit — translation MGMMRKLGLGAVGVGLVAALVWALWPQPQPVDLATVTHGPMQGTIAAQGVTRVRAPYAIAAPITGTATRSPVEVGDAVVAAETVVAVIQPADPALMDARSRAQAEATVAEAQAAVALAESNLRQAETGLAHAGTQLERARALAARGTIAQRMLEDIEAEYQTAQQALVAAQSQLDLNRATLIRAQAQMMGPQALFDPNADPGECCVRILAPQTGIVLAVSDMSARLVQAGSPLLTIGNLDEMEIELDLLSADAVQVPPGAHALVERWGGTGALEAQLRRIEPAAFTRVSALGIEEQRVRLRLDLLTPPEGRPGLGEGFRVHVRLILWDADDVLQVPQSALFRHGEGWAVFTAEGGNARLRSVSIGRQAAGQAEVLEGLSAGAQVVLYPASALTDGASIVAREGA, via the coding sequence ATGGGCATGATGCGCAAGCTTGGACTGGGGGCGGTTGGGGTAGGGCTGGTGGCGGCACTGGTCTGGGCGCTCTGGCCACAGCCGCAACCGGTTGATCTGGCCACGGTCACACATGGGCCGATGCAGGGCACGATTGCGGCGCAGGGTGTGACCCGCGTGCGCGCGCCCTATGCCATTGCCGCCCCGATTACCGGCACGGCCACCCGCTCGCCGGTCGAGGTGGGTGACGCGGTGGTTGCGGCGGAGACGGTGGTGGCAGTGATCCAGCCCGCTGATCCGGCGCTGATGGATGCCCGCTCGCGCGCGCAGGCCGAGGCCACCGTGGCCGAGGCGCAGGCCGCTGTCGCATTGGCTGAAAGCAATCTGCGTCAGGCCGAGACCGGTCTTGCACATGCTGGAACCCAGCTTGAACGTGCGCGCGCACTGGCCGCGCGGGGCACGATTGCGCAGCGTATGCTCGAAGATATAGAGGCCGAGTATCAGACTGCGCAGCAGGCCTTGGTCGCGGCCCAGTCCCAGTTGGACCTGAACCGCGCCACGCTGATCCGTGCGCAGGCACAGATGATGGGGCCGCAGGCCCTGTTCGACCCCAACGCTGATCCGGGCGAATGCTGTGTGCGCATTCTGGCACCGCAGACCGGTATCGTGCTGGCGGTGTCCGACATGAGCGCGCGGCTGGTTCAGGCTGGCAGCCCGCTTCTGACCATCGGCAATCTGGACGAGATGGAGATCGAGCTGGACCTGCTGTCAGCCGATGCCGTGCAGGTGCCGCCCGGTGCCCATGCGCTGGTTGAGCGTTGGGGTGGGACCGGCGCGTTGGAAGCGCAACTGCGCCGGATCGAGCCTGCGGCCTTCACCCGCGTCTCTGCCTTGGGGATTGAGGAGCAGCGCGTGCGGCTGCGGCTGGACCTGCTGACCCCGCCCGAGGGCCGCCCCGGTCTGGGTGAAGGGTTCCGTGTCCATGTCCGGCTGATCCTGTGGGACGCGGATGACGTGTTGCAAGTGCCGCAATCCGCCCTGTTCCGCCACGGCGAGGGGTGGGCTGTTTTTACCGCGGAGGGGGGCAATGCCCGCCTGCGCTCTGTCAGCATCGGGCGTCAGGCCGCCGGTCAGGCAGAGGTTCTGGAGGGTCTGAGCGCGGGGGCACAGGTGGTGCTGTACCCCGCCAGTGCGTTGACCGACGGTGCCAGCATCGTTGCACGGGAAGGTGCGTAA